GCGTGTTCGAAGGCCAGTGCCTCTAGCGTCGTGTCCCGGTCATCCATGCGTATTTGTACGATATTGATGAGAAAGTGCCCGGGACGGATAGTACCAAGGCGCGCAGGATCGCAACACAAGAATCCTCGAAAACATTCCTTGCGCGCGGGAGGACTGCTTTCATGAAGCTGGCCGAGGGGTTGGCCATCGTCGCGGGCTCGCGTCCCGGTGGCACCGCATTGTCCGATGGGCCCGCATGGTCGGGCTTCCACGCCACCGTTCGCGCGCACATGGCGTCCGTCGCGGCCGCGTCCGGCGAGACCGCACGATGAGCGGAGCGACGCTGAGCGGCCGGGCCGCGCTCGTCACCGGCTCCGTGCAGGGCATCGGGCTCGCGATCGCGCGTTCTCTGGCCGCCGAAGGCGCCCGCGTCGCGGTGCACGGGCTGGCGGCGCCCGGGCAGGCCGCCGCCGTCGAGGCGCAGCTGCGGTCGGACGGCGCGCCGGACACGGTGTTCCTCGACGCCGACCTGCGCGACGTCGACGCGATCGAGGCCATGATGGCACGCGCCGCCGTCTGGGGACCGGTCGACGTGCTCGTCAACAATGCCGGCATCCAGCGCACGGCACCGCTGTCCGAGGCGACGGCGGCGACCTGGAACGACATCCTGGCAGTCAACCTGTCGGCCGCCTTCCACACCATGCGGCTCGCCATGCCCGGCATGGGCGAGCGCGGCTTCGGCCGGGTGATCAACATCGCTTCCGTCCACGGGCTGGTCGCCTCCAGGGACAAGTCGCCCTACGTCGCGTCCAAGTTCGGCCTCGTCGGGCTGAGCAAGGTCGCCGCGCTCGAATATGCGGCCTGCGGCTCGCGCGAGACGGGCGGCGTCACCGTCAACTGCATCTGTCCCGGCTGGACCGAGACGGCGATCATCGGCCCGCAGGTCGATGCCCGCGCCGCGGCCCATGGCGGCGATCGCGACGCCGGCATCGCCAGTCTGCTGTCGGAGAAGCAGCCGAGCCGTCGGACGTCGGATCCGGCCGAGATCGGCGCGCTTGCCGTCTGGCTCTGCCAGAGACCGGCCCACAACGTCACCGGGACCGCGATCCCGGTGGATGGCGGCTGGACCGCCCAGTGAACGACACGCTCAAGAAGGAGGAGACGACATGAAGAGACTGATCTCGACGGTCGCCATCGCTGCGGTTCTCGCGGCAGGCGGCCTCTCGACGGGCTTCACGCAGGAGGACCCGGTCAAGATCGCGCTGGTGCACGGCCTTTCCGGCTCGCCGCTGGAAGCCTATTCCAAGCAGACCACCGCCGGCTTCAACCTCGGCCTCGAATACGCCACCAAGGGCACGATGGAGATCAAGGGCCGCAAGATCGAGGTGATCGAGAAGGACACCCAGTTCAAGCCCGACGTCGCCCGCTCGGTGCTGGCCGAGGCCTATGGCGACGACGAGGTGCTGATCGCCGTCGGCGGCACGTCGTCGGGCGTCACCACCGCCATGCTGCCGATCGCCGCGGAATACGAGAAGATCCTGCTCGTCGAACCCGCCGTGGCGGATTCGCTCACCGGCCCGGATTCCAACCGCTACGTCTTCAAGACCTCGCGCAACTCCTCCATGGACATGCAGGCGCAGGCGCTGGCGCTGCAGCCCGACGACAAGCTCTTCGTCGCCACCCTGGCGCAGGACTATGCCTTCGGCCGCGACGGCATCGCCGCCTTCAAGAAGGCGCTCGAGGGCACCGGCGCCAACCTCGTCGCCGAGGAATACGTGCCGCAGCAGACGACCGACTTCACCGCCACCATCGAGCGTCTGTTCGGCGCGCTGAAGGACAAGGAAGGCCGCAAGGTCATCGTCATGTACGTCGCCGGCATCGACGCCATGACGCCGCTGGCCGCCGCCGACCCGGCCCGCTACGGCATCGAGCTCTCCACCGGCGGCAACATCCTGCCGGCGATGGCGTCCTACAAGAAGGTGCCGGGCATGGAAGGCGCCATCTACTACTACTACGAGGCCCCGAAGAACGAGATCAACGACTGGCTGGTCGAGAAGCACCAGGAGAAGTACGGCTCGCCGCCCGACTTCTTCACCGCCGGCGGCATGGCCGCGGCTCTCGCCATCGTCAAGGCGCTGGAGACGGCCGACGACTGGGAGACCGAGACGCTGATCAAGACCATGGAGGGCATGTCCTGGGAGACCCCGAAGGGCACCATGACCTTCCGTCCGGAGGACCACCAGGCGCTGCAGTCCATGTACCACTTCAAGATTGCGGTGAAGGAGGGCGTCGACTGGGCCGTTCCGGAGCTGGTGCGCGAGATCAAGCCGGAGGAGATGGACATTCCGGTGGGGCGGAACAACCAGCAGTGAGGTTGCGGGAGTAGGCAGTCGGCAGTCGGCAGTCGGGGTGGAATGGCGGGGGCTTTCGTGATGGCCTCGTCGTCCTTCGCCGCTGCCTGATCCCGACTGCCCACTGCCCACTGCCTCCACTACAAAAACCGAACCGCTCCGCCCATGACCCCCTCCCTCCGCACCGAGAACCTGACCATCCGCTTCGGCGGCCACGTGGCGGTGAACCGGGTGACCTGCGCTTTCCGGCCGGGCGAGCTGACGGTGATCGTCGGGCCGAACGGGGCGGGCAAGACGACGTGGTTCAACCTCGTCTCGGGACAGTTGCGGCCGAGCGAGGGCAAGGTGTTCAAGGACGGGCGCGACATCACCGGCCTGTCTCCCTCGGCGCGTGCGAAGGCGGGCATCGGCCGCGCCTTCCAGCTGACCAATCTTTTTCCCAAGCTCTCGGTGCTGGAGAACGTACGGCTGGTGGTCCAGGCGCGCAGCGGCGCCGGGCCGCGGACCCTGTCGCGTGCGGCGGCGCTGACCGGCATCCGCGACGAGGCGATGGGCCATCTCGAACGCGCCCGCCTGGCCGACGTCTCTGCCTATCCGGCGTCGGCGCTGCCGCATGGCGACCAGCGCAAGCTGGAGGTCGCCATGCTGATCGCCATGCAGCCGGACGTCTTCATGTTCGACGAGCCGACCGCCGGCATGTCGGTGGACGAGGCGCCGGTGATCCTCGACCTGATCGCCGGCATCAAGAAGGATGCGTCGAAGACGATCCTGCTGGTCGAGCACAAGATGGACGTGGTGCGGGCGCTGGCCGACCGGATCGTCGTTCTGCACAATGGCGAGATGGTCGCCGACGGCCGCCCCGACGAGGTGATGGCGCTGCCCACGGTGCGCGAGATCTATCTCGGCGTCGGCGCGGAGGAGGACGCATGAGCGGCGCCATCCTGAGGCTCGACGACGTCCACACCGACATCGGCCAGTACCACATCCTGCACGGCATCTCGCTGAACGTGCCCGAGGGCGGCGTCCACGTGCTGCTCGGCCGCAACGGCGCAGGCAAGACGACGACGCTCCGGACCATCATGGGCCTGTGGCGGGCGCGCAAGGGCGCGATCGTCTTCCGCCACCACGACATCACGGCCATGCCCACCCCCGACATCGCCCGCCTCGGCATCGCCTACGTGCCCGAGAACATGGGCATCTTCGGCGGTCTGACGGTGGAGGAGAACATGCGGCTCGCTTCCACCACCGGCCGTTTCGACGACGACCGGCTGGGGCGCATCTTCGCGCTGTTCCCGGCGATGGAGAAGTTCTGGACCCGCCAGGCGAGCGGGCTTTCCGGCGGCCAGAAGCAGATGCTCGCCATCTCGCGCGCCATCGTCGAGCGGCGCGAGCTGATCCTGATCGACGAACCGACCAAGGGCCTGGCACCCGCCATCATCCGCGCCATGATCGGCGCCTTCCGCGAGATCGCGCAGGAGACGACGATCCTGCTCGTCGAGCAGAACTTCCTCTTCGCCCGCTCGCTCGGCCGCGGCGTGGCGGTGATCGACGACGGCCGCATCGTGCATCACGGCGACATGGCGGCGCTGGCGGCGGATGAAGCGCTGCAGACGCGGCTCTTGAGCCTGTCGCTGGCGGATCATCAGTAGGAGATCGACATGGCCGTCGCGCTCTACGGCGCCCCCCTCTGCCTGCCGGCATCTCCCCCACGAGGGGGGAGATCGGCCGTCGCCGCCGTCTCGGCCCATCGCCAGCGGCGCAGGGGGAGATCGCGCGCCGAAGCTGCCGATCTCCCCCCTCGTGGGGGAGATGGCCGGCAGGCCAGAGGGGGGCGCCATAGAGCACCGACCGTCCAGGAAGGCGCGCGCACCCACCCCGGAGCCCGTCCATGAACGCCGCCCTCGACCGCGTCGGCGGCGTCTATGCCCTGCCGGTGATCCTCGCGATCCTCGCCTTCGCGGCCATCGGCTCCACCTCGACCTGGGTGACGCTGACGGCGGCGGGCCTGGCGATGGGGATGATGATCTTCCTGATGGCGTCGGGCCTGTCGCTGATCTTCGGGCTGATGGACGTCCTGAATTTCGGCCACTCGGCCTTCGTCTCCTTCGGCGCCTTCATCGCCGCCTCGGTGCTGGCCGCTCTCGGCGTCTGGCTCGCGGCCGACAGCGTGCTTCTCAACATCGCCGCGCTGATGGCCGCCATCGCGGCTGCGACCGCCTTCGGGGCGCTGGCCGGCTGGGGCTTCGAGCGGGTGATCGTCAAGCCGGTCTACAGGGACCATCTGCGCCAGATCCTGATCACCATGGGCGCGCTGATCGTGGCCGAACAGCTGCTGCTCGCCATCTGGGGCGGCACGCCGATGGCGGTGGCGCGGCCGGCCTTCCTGACCGGATCGATCATCATCGGCGACGTGGCGATCGAGGCCTATCGCATCTTCGCGCTGCTGCTCGGTCTGGCGGTCTACGTCGCCATGTATCTCGCGCTCAACCGCACCCGCATCGGTCTGCTGATCCGGGCCGGCGTCGAGAACCGCGAAATGGTGGAATCGCTCGGCTTCCGCGTCGACCGGCTGTTCATCGGCGTCTTCATGGCGGGTTCCGCGCTGGCGGCCATGGGCGGGGCGATGTGGGCGGGCTACCAGAGCCTGATCACGCCGGCACTCGGCCAGGAACTGATGATCATCGTCTTCATCGTCGTCATCATCGGCGGGCTGGGATCGATCCAGGGCTCGCTGCTCGGCGCCATCCTGGTCGGGCTGATGACCAACTACGTCGCCTTCCTGTTTCCCAAGCTGGCGCTGGCCTCCAACATGCTCTTGATGATGGCGGTGCTGCTCTGGCGGCCCTATGGGCTGCGGCCGGCGGTGAAGGGGTGATGGGGATGCATGGCGCGTGTGATACCCCCAGCTCCGCCGTCATCCTCGGGCTTGTCCCGAGGATCTGCTTCGCTTCGCGATCGAGGCTCGGCGTCGATGACGGTATGTGGCAGCCGGTGACGCTCTTCGCTCGGGCGGCAGCAGATCCTCGGGACAAGCCCGAGGATGACGGCGTCCGTGGTGGCTTGCGTCGCAAACCAGCCTGCCGGCGTGCCGGGGACGTCCGCCGATGACCGCTTCCTCCATCCCCTCCACCCCCGCCCGCCGCGTTCCCGCCGGGCGCCTCGCCGTCTACGGCATCGTCTTCGCCATCGGACTCTGCCTCGCCTTCGCGCCGTTTCTCTTCACCGACGTGCGGGCGGCAGAGGTGGCGGCGCGGATCTGCATCTTCATCGTGCTGGTGGCGAGCTACGACCTTTTGATCGGCTACACCGGCATCGTCTCCTTCGCCCACACGATGTTCTTCGGCCTCGGCGCCTACGGCGCGGCGATCGCGCTGAAGGCCTGGGGACCGGGCTGGGATGCGATCCTGATCGGCGGCGGCGCGGGGATCCTCGCCGCGCTGGTGCTGGCGGTGCTGATCGGGCTCCTGTCACTCAGGGTCAAGGCGATCTTTTTCGCCATGGTGACGCTGGCGGCGGCTTCCGTGATGCTGGTGCTGGCGAGCCAGCTCTCCGACATCACCGGCGGCGAGGACGGCTTCACCTACCAGGCGCCGCGGCTCTTCTCTCCGGCCTTCAAGCTGTTCGAGGACGCCGACGGCAAGGTGCTGCGGCTGTTCGACGTGGCGCTGAACGGCAAGGTGGCGGCCTATTACTTCGTCTTCCTGTCGAGCCTCGTGCTGTTCCTCCTGATGCTGCGCATCGTCGCCTCGCCGATGGGCACGGTGCTGGAGGCAATCCGCGAGAACGAGATGCGGGCCGAGGCGATCGGCTACAAGGTGGTCGCCTACCGCACCGCGATCTTCTGCATCGCGGCGGTCATCGCGGCCACGATCGGCGTGGTGCGCGCGGTCTGGCTGAAATACACCGGGCCGGAAGTGGCGCTGTCCTTCCACATCATGATCGACATCCTGCTGATGGTGGTGATCGGCGGCATGGGCACCATCGTCGGCGCCGTCATCGGCGTCGTGGTGATGAGCCTCGCCCAGTTCTACCTGAAGGACCTGATGGAGGTGGCGGCCGAGGCCACCGCCGGCATCCCGCTGCTGCCGGACCTGCTCAATCCGGACCGCTGGCTGCTCTGGCTCGGCGTGCTCTTCATCCTGCTCGTCTATTTCTTCCCCGCCGGCATCGCGGGCACGCTCATGAACAAGGGAAGCCACAAATGATCCCGCGCTCGACCTATGTGCCCGCCGGGCGGCACGAGATGCACGTCACCGAATGGGGCGAGCGGGGCCGGCCGGCGCTGGTGATGTGGCACGGCCTGGCGCGCACGGGGCGCGATTTCGACGAGGCGGCGGCAGCCCTTGCGGACAGCTATTTCGTGATCTGCCCCGACACGCTGGGGCGCGGCCTGTCGAGCTGGTCGGCCCCCGGCGGGGCCGACTATTCCTATGCGAGCTTCGGGGAGACCGCACTCGCCATCCTCGACTTCTACGGCATCGGCGATCTGCGCTGGATCGGCACCTCGATGGGCGGACTGCTCGGCGTGACGCTGGCGGCCGGGGCGCTCAAGGACCGCATCACCCATCTCGTCATCAACGACATCGGCCCCGACATCCCCGAGGCCGGTACCGGCCGCATCGCCTCCTATGTCGGCAACCCGCCGGTCTACGACACGGTGGCCGAGCTGGAGGGCTGGCTGCGGACGAACTATGCGCCCTTCGGGCAGAACAGCGAGGCCTTCTGGCGCCGCATGGCCGACACCTCGGCGCGTCGCACCGACGCCGGCAAGGTGACGGTGCATTACGACCCGCTGATCGTCACCCAGTTCACCCTGCACAAGGGCGACCTCGACGTCTGGGACAAGTATGACGCGGTGACGGCGAAGACGCTGCTGCTGCGCGGCGAGGCTTCCGACGTGCTCTCCGCCTCGACCGCCGAGGCGATGACCCGCCGCGGCCCGAAACCGAAGCTGGTGACGATGCCCGGCTGCGGCCATGCGCCGACGCTGGCCAGCGCGGGCGAGATCAAGATGCTGCGGGAGTTTCTGGGGTAGCGGCGGCGCGGTTCGGTTTCGCGAGGTCGCCTTCGCAAGGTCGGTGCGGGGACCCCCACCCCTTACCCCTCCCCTCAAGGGGGAGGGGGACGTGAGACGTCGGCGGCCCCCTCCCCCTTGAGGGGAGGGGTGGGGGTTCTTCCAACACTCAACGCGCGCGATCGCCTCTTTCCCGCTTACGCCATCAGCAGATTCGCACGTTCAAAGTCGTTCGGTCTCAGAGGCGCGGGGTCGTGTGCAGGCGCCTGGCGCGACGCCCCGCGTCCTGCCCGGGTGCCCGACGCGGCGGAGTGATCCTCTCGGACCGTCCTGCCGCGCCGGCCGCAGGTCCTAGCTTCCTGCCAGCACCTTCTCGATCTCCGAGACGCTGTGGTTGGTCAGCGTCTTCGCCACCTCGCCGGTGACCTTGTCGGCCACCTCCTTGTGCAGCTTCTTGCGCATCTCGCCGAGCACCTGGGGCTGCGCCACCAGGACGAGCTTCTTGAAGGTGCCCTTGTGCGCCATCTTGTAGAGCTGCGCGGCGATCTCGTCGGCGAAGCGGTCCTTCTCGATCCGGTGCCAGTCCGTGTCGGCGACCGCGCTGCGGTGGTTGTCGGAAGCGTCGTGGAGACGGCCCGGCCGATCGGTGCCCTGCTCGCGCGTCGGCGGGTTGTCGTGATGGTCCTCGCGCATCACCTGCAGGTTCGGATATTGCGCGTCGCCTTCGTTGCGAAGGAAGAGCGCCTTCTCGCCGTCGGCGACGAGAACCCACATGTCGTGTTCGAGCTTGATGGCGGACATTTCGAACTCCAATCCTGTTCCACTGGATGACACGCCCGGGCGGCGCCGATCGCCTTGATCGGGATCAAGGCCGGCCCGCGGCCGTCATCGGTGGGAGAACGTCCCGCGTGGCCGGCCGTTCCGGAGCGGACGGCGGCGCCAGGCGCCGCGTGGCGGACCACGCGGGCGGGCGGTCCGACGGCGATCGGAATGGTTTTCCGTCCTGCGCCGACGCCGCGGAAAACCCGTTGCGGCCACCCCGACCCGGCAGGACGGTGTGCCTTCAGATCGCCGAGCAACGGACCGACAATGCAGCCCAAAGGTGGAGACGTGCGCCCATGGCTGCCGCAACTGCAAAACTGAACGCTTTCCCGGTCTTCATGAAGGTGGAGAAGCGGACCGTCGTGATCGTCGGCTCTGGCGACGAGGCGCTGGCCAAGGCGCGCCTGATCGGCCAGTCCTCGGCCGAGATCCGCATCGTCGCCGACGAGCCGGAGGCCGAACTCGCCGCCTATGCCCGCGAGGCGGGCATGGAGCTGGTCGAGCAGGCCTACCGGCCGGATCTGATCGACGGCGCCTGCCTCGTCTTCGCCGCCACCGGGGAGGAGGCGCTCGACGGTCGCGTCGTCGCCGACGCCAAGGCGCGCGGCATTCCGGCCAACGCCGTCGACCGCCCGCATCTCTGCGACTTCTTCACGCCCGCGCTGGTCAACCGCGCGCCGGTCGCCGTCGCGATCGGCACGGAGGGTGCCGGGCCCGTGCTCGCCCAGATGATCCGCGCCAGGGTCGACCGTATGCTGTCGCCCGCACTCGGGCCCCTGGCCAGCCTCGCTGCCAGCCTGCGCGACACGGTCGAGCGGCTGGTTCCGCGCGGCAATGCCCGCCGCGCCTTCTGGAGCGACTTCTTCGAGGGCGCGCCGGCGCGAGCCATGGAGATCGGCCACATCGAGGAGGCGCGCGAGGCGGCGGCCGAACTGATGCAGCGCCGCACCGAGGCGCGCGGCCATGTGGCTCTCGTCGGCGCTGGGCCGGGCGCGGAGGACCTGATCACCATCCGCGCGCAGCGGCTCCTGATGCAGGCCGACGTGATCCTGTTCGACGCGCTGGTGCCCGAGGCGGTCGTCGCCATGGGCCGCCGCGACGCCGAGCGGATCTCCGTCGGCAAGCGCAAGGGCTGCCATTCGAAGAAGCAGGAAGAGATCAACGGCCTGATCGTCGAGCTCGCCCGCGAGGGCAAGCGCGTGGTGCGGCTGAAGTCGGGCGATCCGCTGGTCTACGGCCGCGCCGGCGAGGAGATCGCGGCGCTGCGCGAGGCCGGCATTTCCTACGAGATCGTCCCGGGCGTGACCGCCGCCTTCGCCGCCGCCGCCGATTTCGAGCTGCCGCTGACGCTGCGCGGCGTCGCCTCGTCGATGGTCTTCACCACCGGCCACGACCTGAAGGGCGGCGCGCTGCCCGACTGGGCGCGGCTCGCCGTTTCGGGCGCGACCGTCGCCGTCTACATGGGCCGCACCATCGCCGCGCAGGTGGCGGGACGTCTGATCGAGGCGGGCCTGTCGCCCGATACCGGCGTCGCCGTGGTGGAGAATGCAAGCCTCGTGGCGCGACGCCTGTTCCACGGCACGCTGGCCGACCTGCCGGCGCTGGAAGACCGCAGCGAGCTCGACGGTCCGGTGATGACCATCATCGGCGACGCCGTCGCCGGCGCCAATTTCGCCTTGTCCACCCCGCTCGCCGTGCATGCGCGGCTGCCGGTCGCGGCCTGAGGAGGGCCATATCATGAAAGTGCTTACCGCCAACCGGCTGATCGACGGCGAAGTGGTCTGGTACGGGACGGGCGAGGCCTGGATCGAGCTGATCGACGGCGCCCGCATCGCCCGCGACAAGGCCGGCGAGGAGATGCTGCAGGCGATCGGCAAGGCGGCGCTGGCCGCCAACCTCGTCGTCGACGTCGACCTGATCGACGTCGAGCTCGCGGGCGACCGCATCGTGCCGACGCGCCTGCGCGAGCGTATCCGCGCCGCTGGGCCGACGAACCACCGCCACCACGGCAAGCAGGCGCGGCCCGATTTCGCGCCGGCCGCCTGAACCGGCACAGCAAGACACGCCGTACGAGCAGGGAAGACGAGAATGTACCGCTACGACGAATTCGACCACACCTTCGTGCAGGCCCGCGTGGCCGAGCTGCGCGATCAGGTGGAGCGCCGGCTGGCCGGCGAGATTACCGAGGACCAGTTCAAGCCGCTGCGGCTGATGAACGGCGTCTATCTGCAGCTGCATGCGTACATGCTGCGGGTGGCGATCCCCTACGGCACGCTGAGCGGCCGCCAGATGCGGATGCTCGCCCACATCGCCCGCACCTACGACAAGGGCTACGGCCATTTCACCACGCGCCAGAACATCCAGTACAACTGGCCGGCGCTGGCCGACATTCCGGCGATCCTGGATGACCTGGCGAGCGTCGAGATGCACGCCATCCAGACGAGCGGCAACTGCATCCGCAACGTGACGGCCGACCATTTCGCGGGCGCTGCCGCCGACGAGGTCGCCGATCCGCGGCCCTATGCCGAGATCCTGCGGCAGTGGTCCTCGGTGCATCCCGAGTTCTCCTACCTCCCGCGCAAGTTCAAGATCGCCGTGACGGGGGCGGAGCGCGACCGCGCCGCGATCCAGGTGCACGACATCGGCCTGCATCTGAAGAAGGATGCCTCGGGCGCCCTGGGCTTTGCCGTCTACGTCGGCGGCGGCCAGGGGCGCACGCCGATGATCGCCAAGAAGATCCGCGACTTCCTGCCGGAGGCCGATCTCCTCGCCTACTGCACGGCGATCCTGCGCGTCTACAATCTCAACGGCCGGCGCGACAACAAGTACAAGGCGCGCATCAAGATCCTCGTCCACGAGACCGGCACCGAGGA
The nucleotide sequence above comes from Aquibium microcysteis. Encoded proteins:
- a CDS encoding 3-hydroxybutyrate dehydrogenase gives rise to the protein MSGATLSGRAALVTGSVQGIGLAIARSLAAEGARVAVHGLAAPGQAAAVEAQLRSDGAPDTVFLDADLRDVDAIEAMMARAAVWGPVDVLVNNAGIQRTAPLSEATAATWNDILAVNLSAAFHTMRLAMPGMGERGFGRVINIASVHGLVASRDKSPYVASKFGLVGLSKVAALEYAACGSRETGGVTVNCICPGWTETAIIGPQVDARAAAHGGDRDAGIASLLSEKQPSRRTSDPAEIGALAVWLCQRPAHNVTGTAIPVDGGWTAQ
- a CDS encoding substrate-binding domain-containing protein — its product is MKRLISTVAIAAVLAAGGLSTGFTQEDPVKIALVHGLSGSPLEAYSKQTTAGFNLGLEYATKGTMEIKGRKIEVIEKDTQFKPDVARSVLAEAYGDDEVLIAVGGTSSGVTTAMLPIAAEYEKILLVEPAVADSLTGPDSNRYVFKTSRNSSMDMQAQALALQPDDKLFVATLAQDYAFGRDGIAAFKKALEGTGANLVAEEYVPQQTTDFTATIERLFGALKDKEGRKVIVMYVAGIDAMTPLAAADPARYGIELSTGGNILPAMASYKKVPGMEGAIYYYYEAPKNEINDWLVEKHQEKYGSPPDFFTAGGMAAALAIVKALETADDWETETLIKTMEGMSWETPKGTMTFRPEDHQALQSMYHFKIAVKEGVDWAVPELVREIKPEEMDIPVGRNNQQ
- a CDS encoding ABC transporter ATP-binding protein, with translation MTPSLRTENLTIRFGGHVAVNRVTCAFRPGELTVIVGPNGAGKTTWFNLVSGQLRPSEGKVFKDGRDITGLSPSARAKAGIGRAFQLTNLFPKLSVLENVRLVVQARSGAGPRTLSRAAALTGIRDEAMGHLERARLADVSAYPASALPHGDQRKLEVAMLIAMQPDVFMFDEPTAGMSVDEAPVILDLIAGIKKDASKTILLVEHKMDVVRALADRIVVLHNGEMVADGRPDEVMALPTVREIYLGVGAEEDA
- a CDS encoding ABC transporter ATP-binding protein; amino-acid sequence: MSGAILRLDDVHTDIGQYHILHGISLNVPEGGVHVLLGRNGAGKTTTLRTIMGLWRARKGAIVFRHHDITAMPTPDIARLGIAYVPENMGIFGGLTVEENMRLASTTGRFDDDRLGRIFALFPAMEKFWTRQASGLSGGQKQMLAISRAIVERRELILIDEPTKGLAPAIIRAMIGAFREIAQETTILLVEQNFLFARSLGRGVAVIDDGRIVHHGDMAALAADEALQTRLLSLSLADHQ
- a CDS encoding branched-chain amino acid ABC transporter permease; translated protein: MNAALDRVGGVYALPVILAILAFAAIGSTSTWVTLTAAGLAMGMMIFLMASGLSLIFGLMDVLNFGHSAFVSFGAFIAASVLAALGVWLAADSVLLNIAALMAAIAAATAFGALAGWGFERVIVKPVYRDHLRQILITMGALIVAEQLLLAIWGGTPMAVARPAFLTGSIIIGDVAIEAYRIFALLLGLAVYVAMYLALNRTRIGLLIRAGVENREMVESLGFRVDRLFIGVFMAGSALAAMGGAMWAGYQSLITPALGQELMIIVFIVVIIGGLGSIQGSLLGAILVGLMTNYVAFLFPKLALASNMLLMMAVLLWRPYGLRPAVKG
- a CDS encoding branched-chain amino acid ABC transporter permease, with the protein product MTASSIPSTPARRVPAGRLAVYGIVFAIGLCLAFAPFLFTDVRAAEVAARICIFIVLVASYDLLIGYTGIVSFAHTMFFGLGAYGAAIALKAWGPGWDAILIGGGAGILAALVLAVLIGLLSLRVKAIFFAMVTLAAASVMLVLASQLSDITGGEDGFTYQAPRLFSPAFKLFEDADGKVLRLFDVALNGKVAAYYFVFLSSLVLFLLMLRIVASPMGTVLEAIRENEMRAEAIGYKVVAYRTAIFCIAAVIAATIGVVRAVWLKYTGPEVALSFHIMIDILLMVVIGGMGTIVGAVIGVVVMSLAQFYLKDLMEVAAEATAGIPLLPDLLNPDRWLLWLGVLFILLVYFFPAGIAGTLMNKGSHK
- a CDS encoding alpha/beta fold hydrolase codes for the protein MIPRSTYVPAGRHEMHVTEWGERGRPALVMWHGLARTGRDFDEAAAALADSYFVICPDTLGRGLSSWSAPGGADYSYASFGETALAILDFYGIGDLRWIGTSMGGLLGVTLAAGALKDRITHLVINDIGPDIPEAGTGRIASYVGNPPVYDTVAELEGWLRTNYAPFGQNSEAFWRRMADTSARRTDAGKVTVHYDPLIVTQFTLHKGDLDVWDKYDAVTAKTLLLRGEASDVLSASTAEAMTRRGPKPKLVTMPGCGHAPTLASAGEIKMLREFLG
- a CDS encoding host attachment protein; amino-acid sequence: MSAIKLEHDMWVLVADGEKALFLRNEGDAQYPNLQVMREDHHDNPPTREQGTDRPGRLHDASDNHRSAVADTDWHRIEKDRFADEIAAQLYKMAHKGTFKKLVLVAQPQVLGEMRKKLHKEVADKVTGEVAKTLTNHSVSEIEKVLAGS
- the cysG gene encoding siroheme synthase CysG, which translates into the protein MAAATAKLNAFPVFMKVEKRTVVIVGSGDEALAKARLIGQSSAEIRIVADEPEAELAAYAREAGMELVEQAYRPDLIDGACLVFAATGEEALDGRVVADAKARGIPANAVDRPHLCDFFTPALVNRAPVAVAIGTEGAGPVLAQMIRARVDRMLSPALGPLASLAASLRDTVERLVPRGNARRAFWSDFFEGAPARAMEIGHIEEAREAAAELMQRRTEARGHVALVGAGPGAEDLITIRAQRLLMQADVILFDALVPEAVVAMGRRDAERISVGKRKGCHSKKQEEINGLIVELAREGKRVVRLKSGDPLVYGRAGEEIAALREAGISYEIVPGVTAAFAAAADFELPLTLRGVASSMVFTTGHDLKGGALPDWARLAVSGATVAVYMGRTIAAQVAGRLIEAGLSPDTGVAVVENASLVARRLFHGTLADLPALEDRSELDGPVMTIIGDAVAGANFALSTPLAVHARLPVAA
- a CDS encoding DUF2849 domain-containing protein, translating into MKVLTANRLIDGEVVWYGTGEAWIELIDGARIARDKAGEEMLQAIGKAALAANLVVDVDLIDVELAGDRIVPTRLRERIRAAGPTNHRHHGKQARPDFAPAA